From a region of the Neisseria subflava genome:
- a CDS encoding TerC family protein codes for MDFSWLAEPHTWIGFATLLVLEVVLGIDNLVFVAILANKVKPLQRDRARITGLGLAVVIRIFMLGFMAHIMTLTRPLFELGGLEISGKDMIMFAGGIFLLYKATTELHERLEGHNQFAVAEGQKKHSAFWGVVAQILILDAVFSIDSVITAVAMVDHIVVAMGAVVVAMTVMISASKPLTAFVDKHPTVVMLCLGFLLMIGFSLIAEAFHFHIPKGYLYAAIGFSILIELFNQVSQKNARKNDYISTSWRKRTAENVLGMMGIRESILAKAGDNGGDDEHFEENEKSMIRSVLTLAERPIMGVMIPRREIEKLDISQSREEQNAQLKNTPYSRLLVVGKAGVDEPLGYISKKDLLNQLLESGEINIQTALRQPLILPDSTTALNAIELFRQSSADYALVVDEFGAVLGMVTMKDLLETIAGEFPEEFEREEEEAAPASQDETLSVDGALEYVELASQLNLPAQEEDADFHTVAGLIMEELQSIPDVGDFIDYHGWRFEVVEKDGQRIARVKINRLPEEE; via the coding sequence ATGGATTTCAGTTGGTTGGCAGAGCCACATACTTGGATAGGCTTTGCCACGCTTCTGGTTTTGGAAGTTGTTTTAGGTATTGATAACCTTGTTTTCGTAGCGATTTTGGCAAACAAGGTCAAACCGTTGCAACGGGATAGGGCGCGGATAACGGGCTTGGGTTTGGCTGTCGTTATTCGGATTTTCATGCTGGGCTTCATGGCACACATCATGACGCTGACGCGTCCTTTGTTTGAGCTGGGTGGTCTGGAGATTTCCGGCAAAGACATGATTATGTTTGCCGGTGGTATTTTCCTGCTTTATAAAGCGACTACCGAGCTGCACGAACGCCTTGAAGGCCACAATCAATTTGCTGTTGCTGAAGGGCAGAAGAAGCATTCTGCTTTTTGGGGCGTTGTGGCGCAAATCTTGATTTTGGATGCTGTTTTCTCTATCGATTCTGTTATCACGGCAGTGGCGATGGTGGATCATATTGTGGTGGCAATGGGGGCGGTTGTTGTGGCGATGACGGTGATGATTTCCGCCAGCAAACCGTTGACCGCCTTTGTGGACAAGCATCCGACCGTAGTGATGTTGTGTTTGGGTTTCTTGTTGATGATTGGTTTCAGCCTGATTGCAGAAGCCTTCCATTTCCATATTCCGAAAGGCTATTTGTATGCGGCGATTGGCTTCTCGATTTTGATAGAACTGTTTAATCAGGTTTCTCAAAAGAATGCCCGTAAAAATGACTACATCAGCACTTCTTGGCGTAAGCGTACCGCTGAAAATGTGTTGGGTATGATGGGTATCCGCGAAAGCATTTTGGCAAAAGCAGGCGATAACGGCGGCGATGACGAGCATTTTGAAGAAAACGAAAAATCCATGATTCGCAGCGTGCTGACTTTGGCGGAACGCCCGATTATGGGCGTGATGATTCCGCGTCGGGAAATCGAGAAATTGGATATTTCCCAAAGTCGGGAAGAACAAAATGCGCAGTTGAAAAATACGCCGTATAGCCGTTTGCTGGTTGTCGGCAAGGCAGGTGTAGATGAGCCTTTGGGCTATATCAGTAAAAAAGATTTGCTGAACCAGCTGCTTGAATCAGGAGAAATCAATATTCAGACGGCCTTGCGCCAACCATTGATTTTGCCGGACAGTACGACGGCGTTAAATGCGATTGAATTGTTCCGTCAAAGCAGCGCGGATTATGCGTTGGTGGTGGACGAGTTTGGCGCGGTGCTGGGTATGGTGACCATGAAAGATTTATTGGAAACCATTGCCGGTGAGTTCCCCGAAGAGTTTGAGCGTGAGGAAGAAGAAGCTGCTCCAGCCAGTCAGGATGAAACGCTGTCTGTGGATGGTGCATTGGAGTATGTGGAATTGGCTTCACAGTTAAATCTGCCTGCTCAAGAGGAAGACGCGGACTTTCATACCGTTGCCGGTTTGATTATGGAAGAATTGCAAAGTATTCCTGATGTGGGCGACTTCATCGATTATCATGGCTGGCGTTTTGAAGTGGTTGAGAAGGACGGACAACGGATTGCCCGTGTGAAAATCAATCGTTTGCCGGAAGAAGAATAA
- a CDS encoding GTP-binding protein: protein MKENKIIFTGPVGVGKTTAISALSDEPPVQTDASASDMTLVRKGYTTVAMDYGVIHLDEETKVHLYGTPGQERFNFMWEILSQGSMGLVLLLDNTRSNPLKDLQFFLDAFRELLKKAPLVVGVTKMDIRSLPSVDVYQKYLAQNNFNVPVFEIDARREDDVKQLVTAMLFSIDPGLEV, encoded by the coding sequence ATGAAAGAAAATAAAATTATCTTTACCGGTCCTGTCGGCGTAGGTAAAACCACTGCAATTTCAGCTTTATCTGATGAACCGCCGGTTCAAACCGATGCATCCGCATCCGATATGACACTTGTCCGCAAGGGGTACACGACTGTGGCGATGGACTACGGTGTCATTCATTTGGATGAGGAAACCAAGGTTCACCTCTATGGTACGCCTGGTCAGGAGCGTTTTAATTTCATGTGGGAAATTCTGAGCCAAGGCAGTATGGGCTTGGTACTTCTTTTAGATAATACAAGAAGCAACCCATTGAAAGACTTGCAATTCTTCTTGGATGCGTTCCGCGAGTTGCTGAAAAAAGCGCCTTTGGTTGTAGGGGTAACGAAGATGGATATCCGATCCTTACCAAGCGTGGATGTTTATCAAAAATATTTAGCACAGAATAATTTTAATGTACCGGTTTTTGAGATTGATGCGCGTCGAGAAGACGATGTAAAACAATTGGTTACTGCCATGTTGTTCTCAATTGACCCCGGATTAGAGGTATAA
- a CDS encoding peptidase M23 has translation MEATLSLQANLYPKITPAGAYYAVSSDTPSASRTLLYGLLRAEPSETISSEKILAWADTSDINTALNLLYRLQRLEFLYGNEEISTDDIHLTDEQLPTLLEQLSNSGKALLADENGLYFANANFHHEAAEELGLLASEVAKMEDNHRLLIRNNLHINNSAWGICDPSGQSELTFFPLYIGMTKLILVIGGMPDLNKEAFVTLVKVLYHRYGSR, from the coding sequence ATGGAAGCGACACTCTCTTTACAAGCAAATTTATATCCTAAGATTACACCGGCAGGTGCGTATTATGCTGTTTCAAGTGATACGCCCAGTGCCAGCAGAACTTTATTGTATGGTCTGTTGCGTGCAGAGCCGTCTGAAACCATCAGCAGCGAAAAAATCTTGGCGTGGGCGGATACCAGCGACATCAATACCGCTTTGAACCTGCTGTACCGCCTCCAACGCTTGGAATTTTTGTATGGTAATGAGGAAATCAGCACAGACGACATCCATTTGACTGACGAGCAATTGCCTACATTGTTGGAACAGTTGTCTAATTCTGGCAAAGCTTTATTGGCTGATGAAAACGGTTTGTATTTTGCCAATGCCAATTTCCATCACGAGGCTGCGGAAGAGTTGGGTCTTTTGGCGAGTGAAGTGGCCAAAATGGAAGACAATCACCGTCTTTTGATTCGCAATAACCTGCATATCAATAATAGCGCATGGGGTATTTGTGATCCTTCAGGCCAAAGTGAATTGACCTTTTTCCCTCTGTATATTGGCATGACCAAGCTGATTTTGGTAATTGGCGGAATGCCTGACTTAAATAAAGAGGCTTTTGTTACTTTGGTTAAAGTGCTGTACCACCGATACGGCAGCCGTTGA
- the rlmD gene encoding 23S rRNA (uracil(1939)-C(5))-methyltransferase RlmD, which yields MSVKERYQEAEVFSLDYEGRGVARVDGKTVFIGGALPGERVTFAIHKEKKQFAEAQVETVLKPSSERIEPACCYFDTCGGCSLQHVSFGAQVALKQRILEEQLERIGKVKPEIILPPLYGYSWYYRDRARLSVSMDKQGRLKLGFQAKKSHDVVNIRHCHILPKHVSDRLPDVRNLLQKLHDDGVKVKFVEFYCGKNVTVFNIRFVNQPFGQILSELRNWFDKILSGAEKAWQIWLQDHAESWPFYPENAPALNYTFAQFDVEMPYKPGDFTQINAQLNEVMVARAVRLLNPQKGERIADLFCGLGNFSLPLAKSGASVVGIEGADYLVDRAKENAHLNRCAENMTFSVADLFDTDEKTVESWGQFDKMLLDPPRSGAYAVVKSLHKPFLPQKIVYVSCNPSTFARDAGVLVDKGYKFKVAGIMNMFAQTSHVESIGVFEL from the coding sequence ATGAGTGTGAAAGAACGGTATCAAGAGGCGGAAGTTTTTTCTTTGGATTATGAGGGCAGGGGTGTTGCCAGAGTCGATGGGAAGACTGTATTCATCGGCGGTGCGCTGCCCGGAGAGCGTGTAACGTTTGCCATTCATAAAGAAAAAAAGCAGTTTGCAGAAGCTCAGGTCGAAACGGTTTTAAAACCTTCTTCCGAACGCATTGAGCCAGCTTGTTGCTATTTTGATACATGTGGCGGTTGTTCGCTTCAACATGTTTCCTTTGGCGCGCAAGTTGCATTAAAGCAACGGATTTTGGAAGAGCAGTTGGAACGGATAGGTAAGGTCAAGCCTGAGATAATTTTGCCCCCTTTATATGGTTACTCCTGGTATTATCGCGATAGGGCACGTTTAAGTGTTTCGATGGATAAGCAAGGCCGTCTGAAACTCGGTTTTCAGGCCAAAAAAAGCCATGATGTCGTCAATATCCGCCATTGCCATATTTTGCCTAAGCATGTGTCCGATAGGTTGCCTGATGTCCGCAATTTGCTGCAAAAGCTGCATGATGACGGTGTGAAAGTGAAATTTGTTGAGTTTTATTGCGGAAAAAATGTGACCGTATTCAACATTCGTTTCGTAAATCAACCGTTTGGACAAATATTAAGCGAATTGCGTAATTGGTTTGATAAGATATTGTCGGGTGCTGAAAAGGCATGGCAAATATGGTTGCAGGATCATGCCGAGTCCTGGCCGTTTTACCCTGAGAATGCGCCTGCCCTGAACTATACTTTTGCTCAATTTGATGTGGAAATGCCTTACAAACCCGGTGATTTTACGCAGATTAATGCGCAGCTAAACGAAGTGATGGTGGCAAGGGCGGTCAGACTTTTAAATCCTCAAAAAGGGGAGCGGATTGCCGATCTGTTTTGCGGTTTGGGCAATTTCAGTTTGCCGTTGGCAAAAAGTGGCGCATCGGTTGTCGGTATTGAAGGCGCTGATTATTTGGTAGATAGGGCAAAGGAAAATGCCCACCTAAATCGTTGTGCCGAGAATATGACGTTTTCTGTTGCCGACTTGTTCGATACTGATGAAAAAACTGTTGAGTCGTGGGGACAATTCGACAAGATGTTGCTCGATCCGCCGAGAAGTGGAGCTTATGCTGTTGTCAAATCACTACACAAGCCGTTTTTGCCTCAGAAGATAGTGTATGTTTCGTGTAATCCATCAACATTTGCACGAGATGCCGGTGTCTTGGTTGATAAGGGCTATAAGTTTAAGGTGGCGGGAATCATGAATATGTTTGCACAAACCTCGCATGTTGAATCCATTGGTGTGTTTGAGTTGTAA
- a CDS encoding IS630 family transposase (programmed frameshift) yields the protein MAYSADLRNKALNYYEQCKNISQTAATFNLSRNTLYLWIRLKKQTGSLKHQVTGLNAVKLDRQKLAQYVGQHPDAYLHEIAKHFDCTAAAVCYALKQMGMTRKKRPTTYKEQDPAKVTHYLTQLAEFSDYQRVYLDETGFDRYLFRPYARSLKGQIVKAQISGKRYRRLSLVSAQVGNRLIAPMVYQNTMTGVFFEAWFQQCLQPTLTQKSVIILDNARFHRMGVLREMAEKLGHKVLPLAPYSPELNPIEKVWANIKRYLRTVLSDYARFDDALLSYFDFN from the exons ATGGCATACTCTGCGGACTTAAGAAACAAAGCTTTAAACTATTACGAACAATGCAAAAACATCAGCCAAACCGCAGCAACGTTTAACTTGTCAAGAAACACGCTTTACCTGTGGATTCGCCTTAAAAAACAAACAGGCAGCCTAAAACATCAAGTCACCGGTCTAAATGCCGTCAAATTGGATAGGCAAAAACTGGCTCAATATGTTGGGCAACACCCGGATGCCTATCTGCATGAAATCGCCAAACATTTTGATTGTACAGCAGCCGCCGTTTGCTATGCACTCAAACAGATGGGGATGACGCGCAAAAAAAGAC CCACCACTTACAAAGAACAAGACCCGGCCAAAGTAACGCATTATTTGACACAGCTGGCCGAATTTTCCGACTACCAACGTGTTTATTTGGATGAAACAGGATTTGACCGCTACCTGTTCCGTCCCTATGCCCGCAGCCTAAAAGGGCAAATAGTGAAAGCGCAGATAAGTGGAAAAAGATACCGACGCTTATCTCTGGTGTCCGCACAAGTCGGCAACCGGCTGATTGCTCCGATGGTTTATCAAAATACGATGACCGGAGTCTTTTTTGAAGCGTGGTTTCAGCAATGCCTACAGCCCACATTGACTCAAAAATCGGTGATTATTTTAGATAATGCACGATTTCACCGTATGGGTGTCTTACGGGAAATGGCGGAAAAATTGGGACATAAGGTATTGCCTCTTGCACCTTATTCACCTGAGCTCAACCCGATTGAGAAGGTGTGGGCGAATATTAAGCGGTATCTGAGAACCGTTTTGTCTGATTACGCTCGATTTGACGATGCACTATTATCCTATTTTGATTTTAATTAA
- a CDS encoding DNA adenine methylase, whose amino-acid sequence MQNTPPECMTDIQRAARFFYLQHNAFGGKTVHQHFGTATTSKAWDASQIEVKLKAAKDRLKGVYIENESWDRCFKRYDREHTFFYADPPYWQTAGYDQSFGWEQYELLAKVMAESKGKVMLSINDHPDIRELFKDFRITQLELAYTVGRNKTGKASGELVVCNW is encoded by the coding sequence CTGCAAAACACGCCGCCCGAATGCATGACAGATATTCAACGTGCCGCTCGTTTCTTCTACCTTCAACACAACGCCTTCGGCGGCAAAACCGTCCATCAGCATTTTGGTACAGCTACCACGTCAAAAGCATGGGATGCATCTCAGATTGAGGTTAAATTAAAGGCTGCTAAAGACCGTTTAAAAGGTGTTTATATAGAGAATGAATCCTGGGATCGTTGCTTCAAGCGATATGACCGTGAGCACACCTTCTTCTATGCAGACCCACCATATTGGCAGACCGCAGGCTATGACCAATCATTTGGCTGGGAGCAGTATGAATTACTGGCCAAGGTAATGGCAGAGAGTAAGGGTAAGGTCATGCTATCCATTAATGACCACCCTGATATCAGGGAATTGTTCAAAGATTTCCGTATCACTCAACTTGAATTGGCTTATACAGTCGGAAGAAATAAAACTGGTAAAGCCAGTGGAGAATTGGTCGTATGTAATTGGTAA
- a CDS encoding 23S rRNA methyltransferase: MQFAAQDWEVFLNYQLLTIFLLVLFLLVLVFVRHKQSNNSDKQSAHASKSGRTSAAHTASSEDGNDWIEKVNQTVSNADNQDWEWGGSGSNDVTASVSAQEVDPLTEYQVYKQFGYESKAAESLAGYLNTLEDGAPEKLVHELIGLNLRVGNIDMLADTLERHSASLSEDSVAEYLKAGLALDSTNLRLRVFAEHHLGWNMQEVDRQIGEQSGLEVASDEHIAFESDSVERIVVPGMGKRAPIVLGKKDFGEISPEEMGAVIGFAKPERSAKILKDKISYETALHQYNKAIQTSAKPAGLIIDALRLDYQNEEVGQFAKHLWKLYHSLGQYGRQVKERMLGWGYSLGYHEIFDDLEKGPSEQQIKEIGLKRGYIQPSFLQMKAKYRELVQKDSSVISASSSPADEALKEVESLLAYGQLDLAIGTLEQAVLQYPQESQLYIILFDLYERVEDWGRLEQFLRLLRERVVSLPEEVVLAMSRLLQRMNQYSKK, encoded by the coding sequence ATGCAGTTTGCAGCACAAGACTGGGAGGTGTTCTTGAACTATCAACTTTTAACTATTTTTTTGCTGGTGCTTTTTTTGCTGGTGTTGGTTTTTGTTCGTCATAAACAAAGTAACAATTCAGACAAACAAAGCGCGCATGCATCAAAAAGCGGCCGTACATCTGCTGCTCATACAGCCTCCTCTGAGGATGGAAACGACTGGATTGAGAAAGTCAACCAGACAGTTTCCAATGCGGATAATCAAGACTGGGAATGGGGCGGAAGCGGCTCAAACGATGTAACAGCTTCTGTTTCCGCACAAGAAGTCGATCCGTTGACCGAATATCAGGTTTATAAACAGTTCGGCTATGAGAGCAAAGCAGCGGAGTCTTTAGCCGGTTATCTCAATACTTTGGAAGACGGTGCGCCGGAAAAGCTGGTTCATGAATTAATTGGTTTGAATCTGCGAGTCGGCAATATCGATATGCTGGCGGATACGCTTGAGCGTCATAGTGCTTCCCTTTCTGAAGACAGCGTAGCCGAATACCTGAAAGCCGGTCTGGCTTTGGATTCTACTAACCTGCGCCTGCGTGTTTTTGCCGAGCATCATCTCGGTTGGAATATGCAGGAAGTGGACCGTCAAATTGGTGAACAAAGCGGTTTGGAAGTTGCTTCCGACGAGCATATTGCCTTTGAGAGCGATTCGGTTGAACGCATTGTTGTTCCAGGTATGGGCAAACGTGCGCCTATCGTATTAGGCAAGAAAGATTTTGGCGAAATCAGTCCTGAAGAGATGGGGGCGGTTATTGGTTTTGCCAAACCGGAGCGCAGTGCAAAAATCCTGAAAGACAAGATTAGCTACGAGACTGCTTTGCATCAATACAACAAAGCAATCCAAACTTCTGCGAAGCCTGCTGGTCTCATTATCGATGCCTTGCGTCTGGATTATCAGAATGAAGAAGTAGGGCAGTTTGCCAAGCATCTGTGGAAGCTTTACCACTCTTTGGGTCAATATGGCCGTCAAGTAAAAGAACGTATGCTTGGTTGGGGTTATAGCCTTGGTTATCACGAAATTTTTGATGATTTGGAAAAAGGGCCGTCTGAGCAGCAAATTAAAGAGATTGGCTTAAAGCGCGGTTATATTCAGCCAAGTTTTTTGCAGATGAAAGCCAAATATCGTGAGTTGGTTCAAAAAGACTCTTCAGTTATCAGCGCCAGCTCTTCACCTGCTGATGAAGCTCTGAAAGAAGTGGAATCTTTGTTGGCCTACGGTCAGTTGGATTTGGCCATCGGTACTTTGGAACAGGCTGTTTTGCAGTATCCTCAAGAATCGCAGTTGTACATTATCTTGTTTGATTTGTACGAACGCGTTGAAGATTGGGGACGTTTGGAACAATTTCTGCGCTTGTTGCGTGAGCGTGTTGTCAGCTTGCCTGAAGAGGTTGTCTTGGCAATGAGCCGTCTCTTGCAACGAATGAACCAATATTCAAAAAAATAA
- a CDS encoding Com family DNA-binding transcriptional regulator: protein MQIYRELRCKFCGKLLAKGSGCVQIKCTRCKSINSFS, encoded by the coding sequence ATGCAAATCTATCGTGAATTACGCTGTAAGTTTTGTGGGAAATTGCTGGCAAAAGGCAGCGGTTGTGTACAAATAAAGTGCACTCGTTGTAAAAGCATCAATTCTTTCAGCTAA
- the iscX gene encoding Fe-S cluster assembly protein IscX, with amino-acid sequence MKWTDTQRIAEELYDLHGDSIDPKTVRFTQLRDLIMALPEFDDDPARCGERILEAVQQAWIDEAE; translated from the coding sequence ATGAAATGGACAGATACCCAACGCATCGCCGAAGAACTCTACGACTTACACGGAGACAGCATCGATCCGAAAACCGTACGCTTTACCCAACTGCGTGATCTGATTATGGCTTTGCCTGAATTTGACGATGACCCAGCGCGTTGCGGCGAGCGTATTCTCGAAGCTGTGCAACAAGCATGGATAGATGAAGCAGAATAA
- a CDS encoding roadblock/LC7 domain-containing protein: MQQLLISVLSDLNNTSADITASAVISTDGLPIATMLPSHLNADRVGAMSATLLALGNRSVHELACGELDQVMVKGKNGYILLSQAGENAVLALMAKESGKLGLILLDAKRAAKQISEIL, from the coding sequence ATGCAACAACTATTAATCTCTGTATTAAGCGATTTGAACAATACCTCTGCTGATATCACTGCTTCTGCAGTTATTTCTACAGACGGCCTGCCGATCGCAACCATGCTGCCTTCCCACCTGAATGCAGACCGTGTAGGCGCGATGTCGGCAACGCTTCTGGCATTGGGCAATCGTTCCGTACATGAGTTGGCTTGCGGTGAGTTGGATCAGGTAATGGTTAAAGGTAAAAATGGCTATATTCTGTTGAGTCAAGCAGGTGAAAATGCAGTATTGGCATTGATGGCAAAAGAAAGCGGTAAATTGGGCTTGATTTTGTTGGATGCGAAACGTGCGGCCAAACAAATTTCTGAAATCTTATAA
- a CDS encoding DUF596 domain-containing protein — protein sequence MDKKQKFEILDFNLKLSAIFNSYKEYMHIDLQDPNLKDKFCSFLEELIDDGSIRLYDYTNGIGTPLTGTSKEQVQKLKDIWPTLEYAQEVFPEDLWYYLEWLWWDILSTIGLDGIPNIDIYETV from the coding sequence GTGGATAAGAAACAAAAATTTGAGATTCTTGATTTTAATTTGAAGTTGTCTGCGATCTTTAATTCATATAAAGAATACATGCATATTGATCTTCAAGATCCGAACTTAAAAGATAAATTCTGTTCTTTTCTTGAAGAGCTTATAGATGATGGTTCAATTCGTTTGTATGATTATACTAATGGTATTGGAACTCCTCTGACTGGAACTTCAAAAGAACAGGTGCAGAAATTAAAAGACATATGGCCGACTTTGGAATATGCCCAAGAAGTCTTTCCTGAAGACCTTTGGTATTACTTGGAATGGCTTTGGTGGGATATTTTGAGCACCATAGGTTTGGATGGCATACCGAATATTGATATTTATGAGACGGTATAA
- a CDS encoding L,D-transpeptidase, which produces MKKILFGLTAALLTSAAAANTLIPDVSPTSSGQHVVINITQQRLFLYDNGKLSKIYPVAVGKAMTQTNLGEHKIGAKAYNPVWHIPKSIQKERNDGVKSVPAGPNNPLGPVFVRLGDPKLSLGIHGTNAPASVPGVRSHGCVRMKSPDALEFAKTIATGSPASVIYQMASLNEDANQNLWLAAYRDPYDKKNLDTAALKKSIAAWAKAHGKTIPAARVDAILKGRTGAANCLTCAKGVKLKSPLKSLAWTSGTDAYSKPKVMPKPAPAKDVVLPQGTEIEVDATDDTNKAASEPKQSVRPTPVKPAKPAAKPATTPADAPASAPKAASEPATAPASAPVKGAPASSEPADLLF; this is translated from the coding sequence ATGAAAAAAATACTGTTCGGCCTGACCGCCGCCCTTTTAACTTCAGCCGCTGCTGCAAACACACTTATTCCAGACGTCTCCCCCACCTCTTCCGGACAACACGTCGTTATCAATATTACGCAACAGCGTTTGTTCCTCTACGACAACGGTAAACTGAGCAAAATTTATCCTGTTGCCGTCGGCAAAGCCATGACCCAAACCAATCTGGGCGAACATAAAATAGGCGCAAAAGCCTACAACCCGGTTTGGCATATCCCTAAATCCATCCAAAAAGAACGCAATGACGGAGTTAAAAGCGTACCGGCCGGCCCGAATAACCCGCTGGGCCCGGTATTTGTCCGTCTTGGCGACCCTAAATTAAGCCTTGGCATTCACGGCACCAATGCCCCTGCCAGCGTACCCGGCGTCCGCAGCCATGGTTGCGTGCGCATGAAATCGCCTGACGCATTGGAATTCGCCAAAACCATCGCAACAGGTTCTCCTGCCTCCGTTATCTATCAAATGGCAAGTCTGAACGAAGATGCCAACCAAAACTTGTGGCTGGCTGCCTATCGCGACCCATACGACAAGAAAAACCTTGATACGGCTGCCCTGAAAAAAAGCATTGCCGCTTGGGCAAAAGCACACGGCAAAACCATTCCTGCCGCGCGTGTGGATGCAATCCTGAAAGGACGCACCGGCGCGGCAAACTGTCTGACTTGCGCCAAAGGTGTAAAACTCAAATCTCCTTTGAAGTCTTTAGCATGGACCAGCGGCACGGATGCTTACAGCAAACCTAAAGTCATGCCGAAACCGGCTCCTGCTAAAGATGTGGTATTGCCTCAAGGCACTGAAATCGAAGTCGATGCTACCGACGATACCAACAAGGCAGCATCCGAACCGAAACAAAGCGTTCGTCCAACTCCGGTGAAACCGGCAAAACCAGCTGCCAAACCGGCAACCACTCCGGCCGATGCTCCTGCTTCTGCACCTAAAGCCGCTTCTGAACCGGCTACTGCCCCAGCCTCTGCTCCTGTGAAAGGTGCTCCGGCAAGCAGCGAACCGGCAGATTTGCTGTTCTAA
- a CDS encoding response regulator, with product MNNHLPKIKTIRVMLQEMGEQQQAVFRMAFKMHNTTNYVIVSPDSDEKPDLVLVDTDTPAGVEAWKELKKTYPEVSVAMFSSELPTVTTPYLAKPVKFDTLFPVLRSLAQGGNVFEPSEQQAAEENKKQSNSDGTRKATIRRFNPNKGLLGALKFASQGHQDIAVLHEGKPILIVFPSIQRVLLTVSANELEKLCKNDNLAVVCKAVPDNPQWKEKAKVTIMSCLWQMAIWTASGRLIYPMTPQTVFTLKRWPNLTRLAHVPESMRLSAFLTKTSVNLNILYKVMPLEMPDILNYLSATYMTGFLATDTEFATDANNTPSLNEQIDVNSKDVPETAMSKEAQKIAGPSKEQPRGLLQRLMRKLLGKS from the coding sequence ATGAATAATCATTTACCAAAAATTAAAACCATACGGGTTATGTTACAGGAGATGGGTGAGCAACAGCAGGCGGTATTCCGTATGGCATTTAAAATGCACAATACGACGAATTACGTCATCGTTTCTCCTGATTCTGATGAAAAACCGGATTTGGTATTGGTTGATACCGATACTCCGGCAGGTGTAGAAGCTTGGAAAGAGTTGAAGAAAACTTATCCGGAAGTATCTGTGGCTATGTTTTCTTCCGAGTTGCCGACAGTAACGACTCCTTATTTGGCTAAGCCGGTCAAATTCGATACCTTGTTTCCTGTTTTGCGTAGCCTGGCTCAAGGTGGCAATGTTTTTGAGCCGTCTGAGCAACAAGCGGCTGAAGAGAATAAAAAACAATCAAATTCCGACGGTACAAGAAAAGCAACTATTCGCCGATTTAATCCAAATAAAGGCTTGTTGGGTGCGCTGAAATTTGCCAGTCAAGGACACCAAGATATTGCCGTCTTGCATGAAGGCAAGCCGATATTAATCGTGTTTCCTAGTATCCAGCGAGTACTGCTGACAGTCAGTGCCAATGAGTTGGAGAAATTGTGTAAGAACGATAACTTGGCTGTCGTGTGTAAGGCTGTCCCTGATAATCCTCAATGGAAAGAAAAAGCCAAAGTCACCATTATGTCATGCTTGTGGCAAATGGCTATTTGGACTGCATCAGGCCGTCTGATTTATCCGATGACGCCGCAAACAGTCTTTACACTCAAGCGTTGGCCAAACTTAACCCGTTTGGCGCATGTTCCAGAATCTATGCGTTTGTCGGCATTTCTGACGAAAACGTCTGTTAATCTGAACATCCTCTATAAAGTCATGCCTTTGGAAATGCCTGATATTTTGAATTATTTATCGGCAACATATATGACAGGCTTTTTGGCGACAGATACAGAGTTTGCAACTGATGCGAACAATACGCCTTCGTTGAACGAACAGATTGATGTGAATAGCAAAGACGTACCTGAAACAGCAATGAGCAAAGAGGCTCAAAAAATTGCCGGTCCGTCGAAAGAACAACCTCGCGGCCTGTTGCAACGCCTGATGCGTAAGTTGCTGGGTAAATCGTAA